A stretch of the Paucidesulfovibrio longus DSM 6739 genome encodes the following:
- a CDS encoding glycosyltransferase family 9 protein produces the protein MTRTNLALLKPKRILVCQLKQIGDVLLTTPCFELLKKRWPDAELHVLTFDYCAPVLENNPHVAKVWPLPGNAGLLGSLGFLFRAARQKYDLAVDFQQLPRCRQAMLLCDAPVRLTFTPKRGRSLFYTHWTENTGIYATAMKSSILAPLGIEWNLEKPRLYLSEAETAWAGEWYAERGVSERDLIVTVDASHRHETHRWFPERFAEVMRLAAAERPDLKFVLLYGPGEKPVADEVSRLADLAERCLVPEKQTTLRELAALMSRARVHLGNCSAPRHFAVALDVPSLTIIGGNGTTAWQFPSLEHQIAHLYIDCHKCNENVCPNGSLKCLRDLPVNMVLDRLLAMLDHDFRKAADAARPYPNTGWRELKS, from the coding sequence ATGACCAGAACAAACCTCGCCCTGCTGAAACCAAAGCGCATCCTCGTCTGCCAGCTCAAGCAGATCGGCGACGTGCTGCTGACCACGCCCTGCTTCGAGCTGCTCAAGAAACGCTGGCCCGACGCGGAACTGCACGTGCTGACCTTCGACTATTGCGCGCCCGTGCTGGAGAACAACCCGCACGTCGCCAAGGTCTGGCCCCTGCCCGGCAACGCCGGTCTGCTCGGATCCCTGGGCTTTCTCTTCCGCGCCGCCCGCCAAAAATACGACCTGGCCGTGGATTTCCAGCAGCTGCCCCGCTGCCGGCAGGCCATGCTGCTCTGCGACGCACCCGTGCGACTGACCTTCACGCCGAAGCGGGGCCGCAGCCTTTTCTATACCCACTGGACGGAAAACACCGGCATCTACGCCACGGCCATGAAAAGTTCCATCCTCGCCCCCCTGGGGATCGAATGGAACCTCGAAAAGCCGCGCCTATATCTCTCGGAAGCGGAAACGGCCTGGGCCGGGGAATGGTACGCCGAACGCGGCGTATCCGAACGCGACCTGATCGTCACCGTGGACGCCTCCCACCGCCATGAGACGCACCGCTGGTTCCCGGAACGCTTCGCCGAGGTCATGCGCCTCGCCGCTGCCGAACGTCCGGACCTGAAATTCGTCCTGCTCTACGGACCGGGCGAAAAGCCCGTGGCCGACGAGGTCTCACGGCTGGCGGACCTGGCGGAACGCTGCCTGGTGCCGGAAAAGCAGACCACGCTGCGCGAACTGGCCGCGCTCATGTCGCGCGCGCGGGTGCATCTGGGCAACTGCTCGGCTCCGCGCCATTTCGCCGTGGCCCTGGACGTGCCCTCCCTGACCATCATCGGCGGCAACGGCACCACGGCCTGGCAATTTCCGAGCCTGGAACACCAGATCGCCCATCTCTACATCGACTGCCACAAATGCAACGAGAACGTCTGCCCCAATGGATCGCTGAAGTGCCTGCGGGATCTGCCCGTGAACATGGTCCTGGACAGGCTGCTGGCCATGCTCGACCATGATTTCAGAAAGGCCGCGGACGCCGCGCGCCCCTACCCGAACACCGGTTGGCGGGAACTGAAGTCCTGA
- a CDS encoding lysylphosphatidylglycerol synthase transmembrane domain-containing protein: MSRPAKRRFSGRIKLLLTAAFSLAVLAALYSLVDVAALGRTLRRADPLWLAAYLGLLAPQLLLAGLRWRRIASAFGGVRLSPGRAFCQTLGGYSANLVVPGKMGEMVKGLWLFVEGRKFLPYFLVVLEKVFDLLATLAILTLALLLILHAPQFQPRSVVLALLLPLLACWAVGIFLLGRMDLLLRLAVRLLFKGDEQRLKPAWDAVWARKADLVLVAVLSLLLWAVQVLQFWCMFKVFGVTTPLDELYAGAPLALLAGILPLTTAGVGSRDAALLWWFGPALGMETALSVGILSVARVLLPGALGLPCFWYEMRRRPHERG, encoded by the coding sequence TTGTCTAGGCCTGCCAAGAGACGTTTCTCCGGCAGGATCAAGCTGCTCCTGACCGCCGCGTTCAGCCTCGCGGTGCTGGCCGCGCTCTATTCCCTCGTGGACGTGGCCGCGCTGGGCCGGACCCTGCGCCGGGCCGATCCGCTCTGGCTGGCCGCGTATCTCGGCCTGCTCGCGCCGCAACTGCTGCTGGCCGGGCTGCGCTGGCGCCGCATCGCCTCGGCTTTCGGCGGGGTGCGGCTCTCCCCAGGCCGGGCCTTCTGCCAAACCCTCGGCGGCTACAGCGCCAACCTCGTGGTGCCCGGCAAGATGGGCGAAATGGTCAAGGGGCTCTGGCTGTTCGTGGAAGGCCGCAAATTTCTGCCGTATTTCCTGGTCGTTCTGGAGAAGGTCTTTGACCTCCTGGCCACCTTGGCCATCCTGACCCTGGCGCTGCTCCTGATTCTGCACGCGCCGCAATTCCAGCCCCGGAGCGTCGTGCTCGCCCTGCTTCTGCCCCTGCTCGCCTGCTGGGCAGTGGGCATTTTTCTGCTCGGCCGCATGGACCTGCTGCTTCGTCTCGCGGTTCGGCTGCTCTTCAAGGGCGACGAGCAGCGGCTCAAGCCCGCCTGGGACGCGGTCTGGGCGCGCAAGGCCGACCTCGTGCTGGTGGCGGTGCTTTCCCTGCTGCTCTGGGCCGTGCAGGTGCTGCAATTCTGGTGCATGTTCAAGGTGTTCGGGGTCACGACTCCCCTGGACGAACTGTATGCGGGCGCGCCCCTGGCCCTGCTGGCGGGCATCCTGCCCCTGACCACCGCGGGCGTGGGCTCGCGCGACGCGGCCCTGCTCTGGTGGTTCGGTCCGGCCCTGGGCATGGAAACCGCGCTTTCCGTGGGCATTCTGTCCGTGGCCCGCGTGCTCTTGCCGGGCGCGCTGGGTCTGCCGTGTTTCTGGTACGAGATGAGGAGAAGGCCGCATGAGCGAGGCTGA